Below is a genomic region from Argiope bruennichi chromosome 3, qqArgBrue1.1, whole genome shotgun sequence.
tatattaaactaattgCAAAGTTTATAGATGTGAATATAGCCCTACTGATACTAAGTCTTGTCgttttatattgttcttttctGTCAAAACTTCTCAAACAATGAGTAACAAATATGAATAGTGTTGTACAAAAATAGTAACATCAAGAGAagtttttaaaagagattttttttttcaaagatttcagaCACTTTATTCagttatctatttaatttattattttaaagcaaaacttttaGAACAATAACTCTATATAGActtgaaaacttaataaaaatgaaatttaatagctattttatgttacttaattatttcgCATTGTTTAatccttttcatatttattttttataagttcaaaaacttaaattatcaaaaagaagTTGGAAATACACAGATTGCCACTGGAGATAAAAGAAATCCTGAAAAGTTCATAAATATTGTTGTGTATCTGTACACTGAAGTGTAAACAAAATAATGCAGTCTGAATTCACCCCCTCTAAGAATGATGTTTATCTGATACTTTAGACAGTTAATTTTAAACCTTTGCATCTGGTATCAATacaatggcaattttttaaaagcatttataccATTAGATAAATTTTGGGTATAGGTTAAAACCAGGAAAGATGTAaacacatttttactgaataaaatgtgtttttatctttacaaatacattatataaatttaatttttgctttcagtTGCCTATTGCTAGAATTCTTTTATGTGcttataaataacaaagttagAGGAGCAGTCATGAGGATATATTCATATGTTTTAAGAGAGACTTTCagaatattaaggaatttatttatCAAGACATAAAGGATTCaatattctacataaaattaaataaataatcaattttattataaagaattaaacgtataatgaaaaaattgaatagaaattcaGTGTAAGTAacagttaaaaaattcttaagattgaataattcaaaaacattgaaaaaataatatttttaaatccagatttcaAAAATCTCAAGCATTACTATTacataaaagatgaaaataagcAAGTATTTTCTGTATTactactattatttttaattctcaatcataggaaaaaaaattttttgtacatttaataGCACAAAACAATGGATAATACTCACAAGATTCACAATAATTTGTGGTCCATATGTGTAAATCTGATTATCAAAGTGCTTCTGGAAACCCTCCAACTACAGAAATCAATTTGTAAACATAAGACACTTTATAAGTCAATATGAAtgtctttataattataaaaactaacaAAAAGTATCTTACATGATTAAGATTTTCCAAAGTAGGTTTtggtttatatttcaaatttggaaactGGTTCCAAAACAGAGGAATAGATCCCCGAGTCTAAAAATTTCGAAGTTACATTAGTCATATAAATCCATCAGGTATAGTAAAATGTAAAGTACAGTAAAAACATAGTTTCATGCTTAACATACTTGGACAAATGAGCTCTTGGAGCCATCGCATTCCACTATTTGTTCTGTTTCAACAAAGTTTGCAGCTTGACCATCAGCATCTAAACCACGCATAAAAAAGCGTGTGCCAGCACGCAAAACACTCCTTCGAGATATAAGAATCCAAGCAAATGACTTTTGATTTATGGTACACTGCTTAATAGCAATGACTTTTTCTCATTTAAGgattaaaactttctaaatataatatgcatatagGAATacgacaaaaaatttaatttgaaatgggatattaaaaacaaaaattattctaaaacatgttaaatgttttatttatattttttgtaatgatgaATTAACTTTTAGGCGTaatatctctatttttatttattaaaaagttagataagatttcataaataatttaaaaatatttcattacataaaaagataaaatgaagagcaaataaaacataatattcttTAGCAATATGAAGCTCTTGTAAGTAATTAAagaactttcaaaaatatctaacatttaaagctataaaattcattttatggaGGATGGAAAGcgtttagacattttttttttttttccctaattaaaactttcataagCCAAGCCAATAACCCAtaccaaataaacaaaatatataacaaagaaaaaaaaaagtaaaataaatacaattttaagaacatggtaaaatatatttcttagaatgctaatgggaaaaaaattgttcaaaaataataaatttttaattaagattagaGCATCTAacttctaaatgaaaattttcctctCTAAAAAGGAAATCAAATATGATACTCTGAAAACAaggaaatattctgaaaattagaaGTTAAGTTCACTTCAAGgtctttaaatggattttttgacAGATTTCTTACCAAGATAAAATCAAGGTTACCTACTTCAAGAACTCACAATAGACAATATTAAGTATGGTTCTTTTCCATAAAGAAAGAGtaagagagagatagagagaaatgagttaagataaaatattggaagaatccattttgttaagaaaaaaaaaattgatgtacaAATAagcaatacatatttttatttaaattgttaatatatggTAAATGTTTTAAGGTCTACATGAAATAGCAAAGTTTTGTTTAACAGTACCATCATTAATTACTGTAATTCAATCgtatgataatttataatatattttttattcatatattctttgGATATAATTGCAGCAGAAGAGTCTCATTCAATAAGCTACTtagtaaatattcatataaaagtaaCTAAATACTTTCCAtaatctgacaaaaaaaaaaaaaaaagcactactAAATAGATTCTTTAgctaaataaaactaatataacaACTGATGtataacatttcatataaaaaaaattgctatgaaaatccaaatgtgttaaaaaaaaaagaattgttcaatttgcatatttaataattaaaacatttaaaaaatactgcaaatgctttagtttttaaaatcatcatatactaaaataaatattttagtaagaaAGGATACATCCATGTATAACAGGAAGCCAATAATTTTGaagctgaaaataataaaataaatatttcatacaaatttattagtttttttttattcaataaataagatcattcatttttataaagacaaTATTAAAGACAAATTAAAGACAATATTAAAGACAGATTATTAAAGACATTATTAGAGATTATTAAAGACAATATTAAAGTTTGCAATTGCATATGGtaccatttaaattattttgcattgaaaaaccagatttaaattaaagaaatacctCTTGCTGAGCCAGAAAATCCCTCATAATGTGAGAATTCCATATGAATCTTTGGTCAGCctacaaggaaataaaaattaaattattttcaaaatttcatttcacagttaaatgctgaaaaaaaagtaaaaatattatgttacagAGAAacattggaaaataatttaatattttaaaagcaaatgctttgttatttaagattcttttttaaaaagaagggaacaataaaagtaaattaaaaaataatgactagCTTAAACTTTTCACTTAAATCACACATTACTTGtcatatttactaaaaatgtcTCTAGgtaaaatttacaacttaatgcctttaagattttaaaattgagggaaaataaaccttttttcttACTTTGGCTTTTATTGGAAGACAGTTATCAAAAACATAtgtcttatttaaaaaacaatttgcttCAATTCTGAAATTTACACATACTTCATGGTAAAACTAGTCTAATacttaaatcatataaaattttctttaaaaaaagtaaaaaattaaacatcaaataTGCAGTTTCTTATTTTATAGGATATTAGTTTCCAATCTCTTAATGCAAAACacagaataattaatttgaaaatgttctggtaggtaattaataaaaattacagaattatttataacagccctagaaaaaaaaactaaactaaaaattaataaaacaattataatatttcaatttaaataaaacctcTGTACTTACACGCTGAAATATTGGCATTTGCACAAAGTCAGGACTCGTATTGTGAAGTCGCTGTAAAGTGTGACTAAGATCATAAgtgtaagaaaagtaaaaatatggaGTGGTTAGCACAGCATCTACCATCGACAAATACTGCTTATTATACTGTACctacaaatgaaaaaagatttaaaaaaaaaaaaaaccttacaacTGAGAAAtaactctaaatttaaaaacaaaagatactacgacaatttaaatttttgatagaatttattAGTTACTAGTGTTTTtctatgaaatcaataaaatttggaatgtatcaaatatatttgataagtcatttcttttaaaatcaaaatacatgaaaattatacataaaatagataaaaagtaataatatccAAATAATCCAACAAAAATTCTATAGAGATAAAATTACTtaacaaaataattgcaatatgACAGTTATGCCTTAAGCTTTTTATTGATTACATGAGAactaagagaaaaagaaagaaaaaaaaaactgcctaataaatatttaattgcaatcaaGATCTTAGAGATATACCAACGATATCttacaaaagtaaaaacattaaaaatttatattgggaaaaaaaaaaaaaaaaaaagagaaagaaagaaaagaaaaatacttaattttttttaatacttacattATTGGAATGACCATTTATATTACATGATATAACTTACAAATTTCATCTCAAATGATGTTGCAATTCTAATGATTGTTCGCAAGTATTAAAAACAACAGTGTGaactatatttaattgtaaaaaagtacaaatatgtatttaaatctatataattttgatacatttttcaaataattttaaccataattttttatgaattgagtaaaagttataattattcaatCTTACTTGATCTTCATTTAAATGCAACATTGTCCGGGCATATGGTATAACATCTGTTTCTTCAATTCTCCAAATTGATTGTCCATTTATCGATCCGACACTGGATTTTTTAGTTATAACAATCAAGTAAggaccttaaaaaaaaaaagagtaaaaatacaTATTAGTCCAAAGGAAGAAGTTTAGCAAACTAAATACAAATATACtacttaaatcttaatttttaaaaatgcttcaaagattaattactcaatttttattatagaatagacCAAGCAATTCAGTTAAATAAGTTCTACTACTACATATCAATATTTCAAATCTATGCACTTAAACGATTACTTTAATaatgttgtgaaaaaaaaattgataaaaaccgtaaaaatttacataatcttTGAAGAagacaatatttctttaaaaaatatatgatagcATGTACATAGCTTACAATTAAAAATGTCTccattttaattccaattatttatttattttgcaagttGAAAGGTATTATGGAaaggaaagaattaaataaaatagaataaaaatctttcattccTTCATTCAGGAATTCACTTAATTTCCTAATTGGATAGCATGTCTTATTTAGGACATTTATTGTCATTTCAATACTTATAATATCATCAAGGGAGCTTGAGATATTACAGCATTTCTAAGTGGTTTTGCATTTTATGTTACTAAGCACTTTGACtcaattacagatttaaatactaaaaattcacAATTCAATGTATATGTCATATACATCATTCTAAGAGGAAAGGTTTAGAAGAATTTATGCAGCATGATAAaagttttatagataatttttttttacaaatgtgtttattattcactattaaatgtaataatagtCAAACATCTAAACTAAACTACTTACACTTACATAcagtacttttatttattaacatttataaatttaaaccagtttaagaaaataatgatacaaaagatttacttaaactaaaaaattaaacattatgatatagtataattacaaaatatgatgGAGTTATAATGCAAAGCTTATTTCCAATTCAATAAGAATCAATATAATGTGAAGGAATTTCAATaccaggaaaaaaatatatataaaaaaactatattgttATAGTAAAactatgatttttcaaaatttgctttaaatttaatttattagtttttgatgAGATTctctaaaaagttttttaaaaaaaacattttagcattaaagcaacttttttcaaaaggaaaaaatgctttatgaatattacaaataataattcatttatttattttcaaaatattatcttctacTTATATTTTTTCTCATACAGGTATTGgtttcacaaatattatttatgaaattgtaaattttcaaataaatctaaatgtaacATGTGtggctgaaaaattattttccatactTTTTTATCCTatggtataaaattatataagtttatatcaaactttttaatataataatttaaattttgagcataaaataattgtgcaagagttctttaattattaacttaaagAGTTTCAAATGTAActtataatatttcacaaatacagtaaaatctaaatttttttcttctgaagcGATCAAGCAGGGTTTTCCACTTTGTATTTAAACATGGAAACAGAAACTTGATAATATCCCCCCCTCACAAGTTATGTGGCAATCTCTTAAACATTAACCCCAtattaaatgcttcattttttagtTTCTGTGCACaaatcatctattttttttaattatgttttttccaTTAGTGCAATAAGACATAAAagaatcaacaaatattttttttcaaatttttttgaattttcaatatatatatttataaagaaaaatagctGGTAAAAGATTACCCCAATTTAACTTCTcagaatatttgttaaaaatgaacacaatgaataatttcaaaataattttgaattttaattatcatacattgaatatttgtttgtatagagaaaatgtggggaaaaaataaatatgaaatttacacaaaaattttagtCTAAATTAGAAACAGATGGAGtcttagaagaatgaaattaaaaactctaattcatgaattcataaattttaattcatgaacaGACTGAAACATTAACCTAACACATTTAACAGGAATGAAAAATAGCCCCACACACCAAGTCAAAAGAAGTATGACATAAAATTCATGAATTCTCATACTAAGCCATTGTGAAAATCATCTGCATAGCTACAAAATGCActgtgaatttatttgaaataaatacaaacagTTTTCTATAAAGGAGTTAGTAAAGGAGTCTGACATGAATCAGGATTTTTGAATTAACTTAGAATAACTAAGAAAGTAGTTAActaacaaatttttatgaaactattcatccaaataaatataattttacaaaattataaagaattcaaatgcaaatttaaatttaaaaaagtaattgcagTAGCATGagtattaaaaggaaaatttaattaatcacatATATCAACATAcatcacataataataatatatcacataaaataaaatataaataatatattttatatcacataaaatatatcaaacaaaattattcttaatacatGCATATTTAACTAAATTGTTAAACAAgacaaatagattttattattttaaatattacctcCTATAAGATCCAGAGTTCCCATTATACCACATATTGACTGGCTGGTAGCACTTGGAGGAATCTGACCTTGATTATCTACAAATTtataacaagatttaaaaaaaaaaaaaggcaagctctataaaaatttttttaattcatattaaattgttaataactTACGTTGTAGACTGATTTCTCTAGATGTTCGATCAATTAtcaataattcatcaaaattgcCCACAGGTTCTATGAGAAATTTCTCAGGGGTAATATACctgtaaattaatgtaattttatattatctatttaaaataaggTTAATAACAATACtattaaaacattatgaaaatgtttatttctaacaaaaattgaataatttattaagaccttgaatatatatatatatttttaaaaaggcacattaaatttcaatataaatcttataacaatatgaaaaaagaattaagctAATTGAACcctctctttttaaaaatatctttatttttacttattataaataactaattaattataaattttgctattcataaaaataatatctaaattattaggtaaccattttttaattctaaatataatttgcaaaattgtaaTAGTCAAATTGCAATGAACAAAAACGATTATATGCTATTAACACCAAGTATGAATCTGCTGAAAAacttctttagttttttttttatatccaagtTCAGAATCATATCAGAACAATATGATTaacatatcattatatatttaacaacattttttttctcttcatattaatactaattattgACAAACTATTTTCCATCTAAAATTACTAAAGATGGAATGTAGTATTATTTAAACTTTCCAATTACACACAGTTTATTACAAGATTTCTACTTGTGTAGCAAAAAGAAcctaaattgtaaaataaaattaactgacaactttttttgttaaatttaaaagtttaagaaatcacttttatttaaagaaatatattttgaaacaatttataacaCACagctaacaataaaaaaaaaaaaaaaaaaactttatataaaagcatttccttaacaatttgtaaattacattacaataatatatcacataattagtaaatacatatgaattaatgttatttaaaattttacataatattaatttcaaataaattagatCATAAATACAGCAAAGTATCGAATGTTTTACACCTTTTCCATGGTATAATAGTTGTCTATTCTCAGACATAAGATTATTTAGCATGAATTGcctacattttaattttgatatatttgactTGCCAACCTTCAACCATGTTGCTTGATTTGGAAATacggcttttatttaaaataacgagataaaaaaattaaaatgatgaaagcTTTTCAACAaggaagcaaaaaaataattctcgtaaaatgaattttaaaacatatattttttaaaaagtatatacttacagaattaaattttcatgaaccATGTTTGATTTTAGCGATTACAAAGTCATatgcaattataatatttctcagaaaatatttgaattatcagtaatacaacatttcaaaaatctCTCATCAGAAATTTAACTACTATTTACTCTGCGTACTAAATTTTCCTTCAACAGAAACTATCTACCGGTCCAGTTGCTATTGTACGAGTTGTGATGTGGTGAGGGACTCCCCTGCAGTCTGGCAACTCGCAGAAAGACGCTTTTtacacttatgaaaaaaaaaaaaaaaaaaaaagagagaaaaaaaaaagcttgtttagttataatttcttttaacaaattaaaattatttttaaaaattatttatagcattaattaaaacgaataagaaattaattatttgtttagcTGCAATTTTAAGATAATTGCTTCTAATGAAGCTCAAATAACTGaagatacaaattaaaaaaaaaaaaaaaggaagaaaaatcaataagtttctaaaaattctggtattttctctcttaaattatccaactttattttatgataaagagATTCCATCGGCTTGCGTTTGGCTGATGGTTTGAAGATATAACGATAATCTTTCtactaaatttcaaacttttgaactagttgttaaaatttctttcaaagacagttttttttttttttaaatctaatttctccCGTTTTCTCAAGAGgcaaaaaaagctttttttaaattttgctcctcaatctttcatccaaattttagaataaaatacttCACCATTATGATGAGTGTTTTGCCAAATATAAATGGATCATGAATCtcaattagattttatatctaCAACAAATTGATATGCTTTCAAAAAATGGCAATGCCATTGATGTTTCAGTATTGaactttactttcatttaaaaggTTACTACAGAAAATTTGCCAAGGACTTCCCCCAAAGTTTTCAACTATAATTGCAccgatattgaaaaatattaaaaatatgcaataaacagAGTAATTTTCTAATcatacataaaagaataaaggaaaagcAAAGAAGAAAACGTAAGAGTTTATATGTTCATAACTCCCGTTTCTTCTCATTAAGAACTGAACATATCTGGATTCGTTTTTTGCTTCGCAATATAGTAAAATAGAAACCTCCTTATAAAAACTAGCgaaagaaatagagaaaaaaaatgtataatataaaaaaaaatctatgaattccGATTTGTACACAAccaagaattgttttaaaatgttatcttcaGTGTAAGATTTCTCGGGttcatgaaaattttgttaattcatcaaaaaataaatttatcgatAACTCACACCAACGTCAAAATTCTTGTTCTTTTTCTCATCTAAAAAGGCTATATAAAAATACCATTCCTGTTGGCGACAAATGTAAGTGAGAACCaattaatatacatttgaaatgaTTATGCTATgcctcatttataaaaaaaaattaaaaaacgtaaataacataaaaacaaatgatCGTAACAAACGCTCCAACGTAATAAATGGATTAATAAAACGAAATGGTCAAAAACATTGAAAACGGAAATAGAAAATTCTTCGAATCAAATGTATCGACCACTAACTTTTATCGAAGCTAGAAAATCGAATATTGCGAAATTGATCTTTACATATTCATCAGAATTCTTAAAAGTGAGACTTATCATTCTGAgaaatacatcattaaaaattaatcttttccaTGTGCAATGCATGTAAAAGACACTCACACATAATTTTACAGGCTGCAACAAACAAAAACAAGTTTTTCAATCCATATAGAAGCTGTtatcaaaaattacaattatgatttCTCAGTTCTAGGAAAGAACCAAggcagaaacatacataaaagatagaggaaaagcaaaaaattatcataataataaaaataaaacacgtcatttaaaaaaattatcttgacaagcaaaccatttttttttttttttttttttttttttttgccgaaagAACTATAatgtgtagtgaatagcttataagccagttaacagcttcgTTGCACGAGCAATCGCTTTAGTATCGTGGTCATGCTACTGGGTTACactggtgacctcggacgatgaaccttcatacagctattgtggcgccatctaccttctatcgaaaatgaatatttttcgaacatttttttctgaaatattgtgTCTCTAATTATATGCTACAGAAAATCCATCCGATGGGTGTGCGGTGATAAATCAACAAACTCAACAACGGATAACGGCGTTTTATTCCATAAGAAAGTTGGAAGCACAAGTAAAAGAACACAGCTAAGGCATTCCAAAAgtcaaaaattgaagaaataaataattcatcagaaaaaaaGCAAATTGTCAATTTAACAGCATCATGGCACAACAATTCTTGAAGTAAAGCAACTGAAGAATTTGCTCCGCTGTCAACACTCCTAAAGGAAAATTCATTCGATTGACTAACATTCGTGTGTGCGCCTCAGCTTATATAGCTATATAAAAGTTTCTAGAAAGATCCATGAAATGGTTTATCAATTTATTACCAAAACCTGGCATTCATTCAgcatcttttaaagatttttctaaaactcCTTTTCTTACTGAGAGTgtaactacgcctattacagATATATAACGCTTTTCTCTTCATTAAATATTGCACGTCTCAGCTATCTCATTGTATAAAACTATGATCAATAGCTCGGTATGGAGCTAGCCATTGCATTGGCTTTGGGCGATCTCTGAATTCTGTAGACAGCATTGTTCATTTTCTTTACAATAGTATAAGGTCCCTTTCAACACTATTGCAGCCTCAGTCGAATCTAAATGAAATCTAAATGTCTGTGGATTGAGTTAGTGCGAGATCTCCCAAGCGATGCTGTGGTCTCAGTGACGTTGTGTGGATGGTTCTCCCTCAAAACTATCTTTAGACCTTAAACCTTATTTGGGTACTTCGGGACAGAGCGGATTCCAAAGTTCGTTTTGGATTATACATCAAAACCTGactactttatttaaaatggtgATCTGTTGCTTTGACATCGTATCAAGTCTTCATTTCTTAACTGGACATATTAATTCGCTCTTTGGTAAACGTATGTACGCTTTCCAATCGTGCCTCTAAATTCTTCATTCAGCAAGGAAGGCGTATCACTTAATCGTCCAAAGATGATATCATAGTCAATCGCAAAATTCGATCAAAAAGCATCTCAGATGAAGACCATGGACCAACTTTATCGGGGGTACTCTGATAAGTCAGAGGAGAAAGGTGGCAAGTGCTCTATAATGGCCGATTCTTTGcaagatataatgaaaaatgattaaaaatctttcggtaaaatctcaattttatcattgaaatcaGGATGCTCTGCTGTCGTTCGAGTTTTCAGAACTGCCAGAAGTTTGAATGCtcagaagtaaaaatgaaatttacatttgtGATCCGAATGTGATATCTTAATCACTCTGTAACATGAAACCCAGGTTCGAATGAGTTATTCGTCCACAGTCGAGGCTCCCTGAATGGGAAAGACAACAACTTCATGCCAATCAGTAAAATAATCCATCAATACTAAGGTTTACCGTTTGTTATTT
It encodes:
- the LOC129963974 gene encoding phosphatidylinositol-3-phosphatase SAC1-like, with the protein product MVHENLILYITPEKFLIEPVGNFDELLIIDRTSREISLQHNQGQIPPSATSQSICGIMGTLDLIGGPYLIVITKKSSVGSINGQSIWRIEETDVIPYARTMLHLNEDQVQYNKQYLSMVDAVLTTPYFYFSYTYDLSHTLQRLHNTSPDFVQMPIFQRADQRFIWNSHIMRDFLAQQELQNYWLPVIHGFIAIKQCTINQKSFAWILISRRSVLRAGTRFFMRGLDADGQAANFVETEQIVECDGSKSSFVQTRGSIPLFWNQFPNLKYKPKPTLENLNHLEGFQKHFDNQIYTYGPQIIVNLIDHKGAEDTLEKALAHIVGASGNSNIKYESFDFHHECRHMRWDKLSILINRVHQDLIDMGYFMMLRDGSVPCVQEGVFRTNCIDCLDRTNVVQSLLARESLQLQLTRLGILNKGQNVENQPVFEYVYKNTWADHADILSIEYAGTGALKTDFTRTGKRSKQGLLKDGVNSMIRYFKNNFSDGFRQDSIDLFLGIYQVDEDEGVTKPCPLKEDKALKFSALPIIMLLAISMCFLSFLIPTVLNLETLLFITFWFGMVVVSFIIIMYNGPEFVDYPRLQDVRQTRLKHE